Genomic DNA from Frondihabitans sp. PAMC 28766:
AGAGCTGCGGAACGGCGACACCGAACGAGGCGACGAGGGGCGCCAGCGGGAGAGTGATCTTGTCGCCCACTCCCCCGGTCGAATGCTTGTCGACGGTGGTCTTGCCGAGGCCCTCGAACGACATCGTCTCGCCGGACGCCACCATGGCGAGGGTGAGGTCGCGGATCTCGCGCCGCTCCATGCCATTCAAGAAGATCGCCATGGCGAGGGCCGACATCTGCTCGTCAGCCACGTAGCCGCGCGTGTAGGCGTCGATCAGCCAGCCGATCTGGGCCGTCGAGAGGGCTCCGCCCGAGCGCTTCACGCGAATGAGATCGACGGTGTCGAACGGCTCGACGGCGGAGGTGGCGGTGGCGGTGGCGGCGCCGGTCGCTGGCGCTGCGTCGCTCACGCCCGGGTCTCCCGGTAGACGTCGAGCTGCCGCGGCCCGAAGGCATCGGGCAGCACCTCGTCGATCGTCTTGAACCCCGAGACCGTGTCGAGGATCAGGCCGTCCGCCGAGTGCTCGTAGAGCAGCTGCCGGCATCGCCCGCACGGCATCAGGGTGTCGCCGTTGCCGTCGACGCAGGTGAAGGCGACGAGCAGCCCGCCGCCGCCCATGATCAGATCGGTCACCAGCGAGCACTCGGCGCAGAGCGTGACGCCGTACGAGGCGTTCTCGATGTTGCAGCCCGAGACCATCCGGCCGTCGTCAGTGAGCGCCGCGGCCCCGACGGCGAACTTCGAGTACGGGGCGTAGGCGCGTTCCATGGCCGAGCGAGCCGTGGCGCGGAGCGTGGTCCAGTCGAATTCTGAAGGGTGAGTCATGTCTGGATCCTGCTCTCTACGACTCGATACTCGTCTGTTATGACTTGATGTACGGCTTGCCGGACGCCGCCGGCCCTCGCGACTGCCCGACGAGCCCGGCGACCGCGAGGATCGTGACGACGTAAGGCAGCATCAGCATGAACTCGCTCGGCACCGGTGAGCCGACGACGCTCAGCACGTTCTGCAGGTTGCTCGCGAAGCCGAAGAGCAGGGCTGCGAGCGTCGCCCGGATCGGATCCCAGCGCCCGAAGATGACGGCGGCGAGGGCGATGTAGCCCGCGCCCGCTGTCATCTCCTTCTGGAACTGACCGAGGTCGCCGAGGGTGAAGAACGCACCGCCGAGGCCGGCGATCGCGCCGGCGAGCGAGACGTTCCAGAACCGCGTCGCGTTGACACGGATGCCGACGGTGTCCGCCGCCTGAGGGTGCTCGCCCACGGCGCGCAGGCGGAGGCCCCAGCGGGTCTTGAAGAGCCCGAAGAAGACCGCGGCGACCGCGACGTACATGAGGTAGACGACGATGTTCTGCTGGAAGAGCAGCGGACCGATGAGAGGGATGCTGCTGAGCCCGGGGATGTCGAGAGTCGAGAACCGCAGGCCCTTGTTGAGCCCGGGCGAGTTCGTCAGCACCTCCGAATAGAAGAAGCTGGTCAGGCCGGTGACGAGCACGTTGAGCACGACGCCGACGATCACCTGGTCGACGAGGTAGCGGATGCTGAACACCGCCAGCACCATCGACACGAGGGCACCCGCGACGAGAGCGGAGAGGAGCCCGGCCCAGAGCGACCCCGTCACACTGGCGACGATCGCCGAGACGAATGCCCCGCCGAGCAGCTGCCCTTCGATGGCGACGTTGACGACGCCGACCCGCTCGGAGATCACGCCGCCGAGCGCGCCGAAGATCAGCGGGCAGCTGAGGCCGAGCGAGCCCACCAGGAGGCCCGGCACCAGGATCGAGTTGTCGGCGCCGGCCCAGGTCAAGAAGCCGACGAAGAACAACACGCCGAACAGCGCCAGCAGCCACAGCGGCGTCTTGCGGTAGCGCGCCGACTGCTGGGCCGCGAACACGGTGATGAGCGCGAGCACGATCGTGAGCACGATGCCAGTGCCGGCCGTCGGCAGGACGGCGTTCGGCAGCTTGACGAAGTCCGACGACGACGCGAGGCGGAAGGTCGAGTGGCCGTCACGGTGGGCGGCGGTGACGAGCAGCAGCGACAGGATCGTGAACACCGCGAGCGCGATCGGAGCCTTCCAGGATCGCGTGCGGGTCACGGCCAGCCCCGGAGTCTCGCTTGCGGGGACGACGATGTTCGGGGTCAGAGTGCTCACTTGGTCACCGTCGCGGTCTCGGTCGCTGCACGGCGGAGCCGGCGCGAGGGTTTGGCGGGGCCGGTCTTCGAGCCTGGCGCCGGAATACGGAAGACGGTCCGCACGAGCGGCGGGGCCGCCACGAACAGCACGATCAGCGACTGCACTACGAGCACGATGTCGATCGGCACACCGTTCGCCGCCTGCATCGCGTAGCCGCCGGCCTTGAGAGCGCCGAACAGGATGCCCGCGCCGAAGACGCCCCACGGGCGCGAGCGGCCGAGCAGCGCCACCGTGATGGCGTCGAAGCCGATGCCCGCGTCGATCCCCGACGAAAAGCCGGTCGTGAGCGTGCCGAGCACCTGGGTGGCGCCGGCGATGCCGACGAGCGCGCCCGAGAGCACCATCGCCCAGACGTAGATGCCCTTGACGTCGATGCCGGCCGTGCGAGCTGCGCTCGGGTTCTCGCCCACGGCACGGAAGCGGAAGCCGAGGCTCGAGCGGTTGAGCAGCCAGGCGCAGAAGAACGTCGCCGCGATCACGATCAAGAAGCCGATGTTCAGCGAGAACTTCGAGCCGAGCAGGGGCGGCAGGATCGCCGAGTGCATCGTGGGCGGGGACTGCGGGTTGGTCGACCCCTGCGCCTGCAGCAGGCCCGGCGTCCGCAGCATGAACGAGATGAGGTAGAACGCGACGTAATTGAGCATGATCGTGAGGATCACCTCGTGCGCGCCGGTGCGCGCCTTCAGGATGCCCACGATGAAGCCCCAGAACGCCCCACCCGCGACGCCGGCCAGGATCGCCAGCGGCAGGTGGATTCCGATCGGCATGTGGAACGAGAAGCCGACCCAGCCGGCGAACGCCGCGCCGATCAGGATCTGCCCCTGGCCGCCGATGTTGAAGAGCCCGGCGCGGAAGGAGAGCGCGACGCCGAGGCCGGCCACGATCAGCGGCATCGCGAAGTTCAGCGTGTCCGACAGCGGGGCGAGGGCCCCCGCGACGGTCGACGCCTGGAAGTTGATGACCGCGCCTTGGAAGATCGACGAGTAGGCGATCGACACCGAGCTCCACACCGCGTGGATCATGTCGCCGGGCCGCGCGAAGAAGTAGCTCGACGTCGACTGCACTGTCGGGTCGGTCGCCGCGATCAGGATGCCGGAGATGATCAGCGCCAGCACGACGGCCAGCACTGAGATCAGCGCGTTCGACTGCACGATCTGGCGCAGGATCTGGGAGCCCTGCTCGTCGCGGGACGGCCGCGGCTCGTTCTCGGCCGGGCTCGGCGTCGCTTCGACGAGCCCGGGCTGTGCCGGTTCTCTCGGCCCGGGCGGTGTGGGTGAGACCTCGCTCATGCGAGCTGCTCCTTCTCGTGCTGCTGCTGTGCTTCGGGCGGCATCTCGCCGGCCATCATCAGGCCGAGGACATCGCGCGGGGTGTCGGCCGGGACGATGCCGATGATCGTGCCGCGATACATCACGGCGATGCGGTCGGCGAGCGCCGTGACCTCGTCGAGCTCGGTCGAGACGACGATGACCGGCACGCCCTCGTCGCGGGTGGCGACGATGCGCTTGTGCACGAACTCGATCGAGCCGACGTCGATGCCGCGGGTGGGCTGCGCCGCCACGAACAGCCGCAGATCGCGCGAGAGCTCGCGGGCG
This window encodes:
- a CDS encoding ABC transporter permease; this translates as MSTLTPNIVVPASETPGLAVTRTRSWKAPIALAVFTILSLLLVTAAHRDGHSTFRLASSSDFVKLPNAVLPTAGTGIVLTIVLALITVFAAQQSARYRKTPLWLLALFGVLFFVGFLTWAGADNSILVPGLLVGSLGLSCPLIFGALGGVISERVGVVNVAIEGQLLGGAFVSAIVASVTGSLWAGLLSALVAGALVSMVLAVFSIRYLVDQVIVGVVLNVLVTGLTSFFYSEVLTNSPGLNKGLRFSTLDIPGLSSIPLIGPLLFQQNIVVYLMYVAVAAVFFGLFKTRWGLRLRAVGEHPQAADTVGIRVNATRFWNVSLAGAIAGLGGAFFTLGDLGQFQKEMTAGAGYIALAAVIFGRWDPIRATLAALLFGFASNLQNVLSVVGSPVPSEFMLMLPYVVTILAVAGLVGQSRGPAASGKPYIKS
- a CDS encoding ABC transporter permease; the encoded protein is MSEVSPTPPGPREPAQPGLVEATPSPAENEPRPSRDEQGSQILRQIVQSNALISVLAVVLALIISGILIAATDPTVQSTSSYFFARPGDMIHAVWSSVSIAYSSIFQGAVINFQASTVAGALAPLSDTLNFAMPLIVAGLGVALSFRAGLFNIGGQGQILIGAAFAGWVGFSFHMPIGIHLPLAILAGVAGGAFWGFIVGILKARTGAHEVILTIMLNYVAFYLISFMLRTPGLLQAQGSTNPQSPPTMHSAILPPLLGSKFSLNIGFLIVIAATFFCAWLLNRSSLGFRFRAVGENPSAARTAGIDVKGIYVWAMVLSGALVGIAGATQVLGTLTTGFSSGIDAGIGFDAITVALLGRSRPWGVFGAGILFGALKAGGYAMQAANGVPIDIVLVVQSLIVLFVAAPPLVRTVFRIPAPGSKTGPAKPSRRLRRAATETATVTK
- a CDS encoding cytidine deaminase, which gives rise to MTHPSEFDWTTLRATARSAMERAYAPYSKFAVGAAALTDDGRMVSGCNIENASYGVTLCAECSLVTDLIMGGGGLLVAFTCVDGNGDTLMPCGRCRQLLYEHSADGLILDTVSGFKTIDEVLPDAFGPRQLDVYRETRA